TAATTCATTTTAACATCAGCAACAGCATGTTTCCATGATTTAGACATTGATGATGATACAGTGTTTAATACGGACTTTCTGCCCTTAATAAATTGAAGGGGAGAAAGGGAAAACAAACCATTGCCTTGGCAGTGTTGTTACAATATAATGCTGATGCGTTTTTCAGCCATACACGTACACAGCAAGATTCACCAAGTGGCAAGTGCACATTTGCTCAAGAAAAAATATACAGGACAATGAAGATCAATCAGTTTGCGTGACAGAGTTTGCTGGGTTCCCTGCTCTGATGGCGATGACGACCGGCTAGCTCTCTTCGTCCACAACAATGCTTGCTCCCGAACCGATCCCAAGCTCCATCAGAGAAGCCGTGTCCTCCTCCAGGAGTTGCGGCAGGGGGCATCCCTGTTCCAATATAGCAGTGATCATACAAGACTTCTATGCATGAAAGGTACAGCTCCAAACAGTTGCGGTTGCAGTTCATACCTCTTCCTCGACAAATAGTTTTACCCTTATGTCTTTCAGTTTAAAGAAGCTCTCGCACAGCGATTTCAACTTCCCAACCTGTAACGCACACACTAAACGACTTCAGACATTGCTTCATCTAGATGCGCTGAAGAAACAATCAAGGATCTCGAATTACTAGGCACCACAGTTCATTGTACTACTTCACAGCAGCCTAATTCACACATCGATTGTTGAATTCCTAAAGGACAGGTCGAGCAACAACCAGAAACCATGTTCCACCACCATTGCAAGATGTGACTAAAACATCCCAAGAGAAAGCAAACAACAACCCTGATAAATTGAGGATAGGCAAGTGGTACCAACAAGTACTCACAGTTGTCGTAGCAGGCAGCTTCTTTGTCAATGGTTGCTTTTCACCCATAGACGGCCCCACACATTTCAAGGTGATGCCTGCATGCAAAGTATACAAAAAAAATGACCCACTTCTTCCCTGCTGACTTATCAATAATGTAAATGTCTTGTCTAAATTATAGTTCAAGGACACTACTTATAAGACCAGAAGCCATCTTTTGCGGGCCCGATGTGCTTGAAGTTGGCTTCTCATCTTCGATACAATGAAAGGCCTTGAGTTCAGCAAATCTGCATCGACAATTTTTTGCTACCTCTGTAATTCAATTAATCACTGGTGATGCAAAAAATCAGGTATCTGTTACATgaacattaaaatgacaaatgAAGCCAGGCAGCTCAAACACATATCTACAATGAACGTAATCGATCCTGATTGGATAAATGACATCCATAAAATCCTCAATCGCACATTACATAGGCTATACATGACCAACTGGTGCTCTCATTGCTAGAAAGATCATTGCATTTGCATGACACACAGGATCATGGATATCGATTCCATTGAATTGATGGATGCGCTATGCCTTGATGCATTAACTGAATTTGCTCTTCTCAGCAAAAGAACTAAATCATAAAAATCAATGGATTATTTCTTCTCTAGGTCATGTTGTATGAGAATATAAGATTAAAAAACCTGAGGACGAGAAAAACTCCCACAAACCTACCTAGGGTGCAGCCGTTTGATCTCTTCTATGTCATTTGATTGTGTTTTTCCCATAACAAGGCGAATATATCTGCATGTCACATTGCACCACAAGTATCAGAACTGAAAAATTCTACTTTAGGAATTGCTATTGGACATgtttattataaaaaaagaaataaaagtatTTAGTAACACTTTCTCTGAAAACCCAGAGAAAAATCTGCAGTTCACATGGAGGGGGAAAGCAACTTTAGATTGTCATTTATCCGATCTGATCCCCCAACCAGGGTTGACCAGCCATATAAATCAAAGAGGCCCTAAATACCATACAACAGGAAATCATCTACCGGAACGAAAGGATTAACTGACCGTATTTCTGATTCCCTCCGTTCACGTGGGCTTACCTGGATATGCAAGGATTAAGAACATCAAATATCTGTACAACATATCGTACCCTCTCAAAAAAGCATCCAGGGAGTTGCGCCTACCTCACTGCCATTAAGTATTTTAACTTTTCCTAGTCGAGCAATAAGCACAAATCGGGGAGCGCCACCCTTGGCAGGATCGGCTATAGGATTATCAGAAAGCCTGACGTCCTTTAAATAATAGAAATCAGTATGGTCATATCAAACAAGAAGATTCCAAACAATAAGGGTAAATCTTTGAAACCAGCTCACCCTTAAACTTGGGAAGAGGTTAAGAGAATCAACTGAAGAGAAGTCATCGATCTCATTAGATCCTGAGGCACATAAAAGTCAGCATTAGCCAGCatattccattttttttttcagaaaatcaACGTAGTACATAAGTCAAATAGAATAATGCTAGAATCTTATGGTAACGACAACAAAAACACCCCCACAACAGGCATACCTAACAAAAGGACTTGTAGATTTTCAAATGGCACGGCAGATGCATCATCAAGAGCTGATGGAAGATTAGATGGATACTTTACATGCTTGATCCTGTTTTTGTTCAAATGGAGTTGTTCCAAACTGGAAAAATAGGGGGAAGAGATGATCAATATCCATATTTCATATAACTGAAATCAAATGCAAAAGTATAAATCAAATTACAGGAAAAAACTTCATTATTTCAATTTTTACCTTTTTAAATAAGACAGTTTCACAATTTCATCCCATGAATCAATATGATTATCTTCCAAATTTAAGAGCCGCAATGTATTGAAACCTTGCACAAAATTTCCATCTGGAGTCTGGTGAAAGGGGAAACACAGTTAGTGGTATAAAATCATAAAGTAAGTGTAAACTTTGCTGAAACAAGAAAAGCATGCACACAAAAACTTGAAAAGGATAATCCATTTAAAATAGATCGCACATTGGCAGTGAACCAGGCACAAGCCTCCAACAACATCTACAATACAGTTTTCTATTGCCACTGGACGCAACTGAGATGAAATACAAGAAATGTAGCAATAGACATGGAGCACATGGAAACAGAGGTTTAATAGGAAATACTGACCATGATCGTCTTCAGCTTATTCGACATCAGATGGAGTTCGTTGAGACATGTAAATGAGACTTTGATTTTTTCAACCTGTTACACGTCAAATAACTTCTAATGTGATTGGCACCAACTAAGAAAGCTTCAAAGTGACAGGAATGGGTATATACCAGTTCCCATGTTACTCCGCAGTTGTTGAGAACCAAAATATGGATATTCTCTAGCATTGGACTTTCTATGACATCATTCTCCATGGTGTTGTTTGTCAGATTAAGAACTTCCAGAGATGCCAGAGCGTGACAAAGAGCCGATATATcctgagagggagggagggcccAAAATGTTTAGGTACAtagcaaaagaagaaaagaagtaGCACAGAGGATATACTGCAAACATTTGGCAGTATTAATAACATTATTTATCTGGCTGTTCCTATCTATAGAGCCAAATGCATTGTATCTACAGTAATTGAAATTACAAGAACCAACCAGTGAGAGTACATACTTGCCATTGAGAGAACAGATTTCCAGTTAAATCAAGAAGCCTGAGATCTGAAGCAAGTGAAACAGACATCAGAGCTAATGAAAACGTAGACTCTAGCACACTGGTAGACCAACTAGCAAGTCTCTAAACAAAAACTGGATGAAGAACTGTCAGCTCCAGTTGGTACAGTGCAGTGTGGCTTATTGAACAAGAGCAAGTAAAATGAACAAGAAGAGTACAGTATCACAAACAGTATTTACTTGGAACCAAATTCTTGAGTTCATCCAGTGGTCCGATTGAGCTTACTCCCATGTAGGAAA
This sequence is a window from Setaria italica strain Yugu1 chromosome III, Setaria_italica_v2.0, whole genome shotgun sequence. Protein-coding genes within it:
- the LOC101758881 gene encoding tubulin-folding cofactor E, with the protein product MAAGGGGFRLGQRVHASGDPRRVGTVRYLGPIEGHSGDWVGVDWDDGAGGRHDGSVAGRRYFVAAGERSASFARPTALSQGISLPEALRLRYRVEDFTKEEQDEMYVFSTSQKRVSVEFVGQNKVQEKLKNFNDLTSASVSYMGVSSIGPLDELKNLVPNLRLLDLTGNLFSQWQDISALCHALASLEVLNLTNNTMENDVIESPMLENIHILVLNNCGVTWELVEKIKVSFTCLNELHLMSNKLKTIMTPDGNFVQGFNTLRLLNLEDNHIDSWDEIVKLSYLKSLEQLHLNKNRIKHVKYPSNLPSALDDASAVPFENLQVLLLGSNEIDDFSSVDSLNLFPSLRDVRLSDNPIADPAKGGAPRFVLIARLGKVKILNGSEVSPRERRESEIRYIRLVMGKTQSNDIEEIKRLHPRFAELKAFHCIEDEKPTSSTSGPQKMASGLISITLKCVGPSMGEKQPLTKKLPATTTVGKLKSLCESFFKLKDIRVKLFVEEEGCPLPQLLEEDTASLMELGIGSGASIVVDEES